The sequence acaTAGAATctatttaatagaattaatcaTTGATAATAACAGGCAAATAAGACGCAAGTATTTATTCAGAAAGTAATGGATTCCTTTCATGTTACAATACGCGAAGAGGTAAGTTACTCgcaatttaaaatattctagaTTATTTTCCCCGCCATCCCTCTAACACTtgtattataacatttaaattttgtttttataaggTTTTTCAATTCATATCCGAAATGACTTATAAGCGACTGAAATTTTCCGCGTTTGGTTTTTACGAATATGGTTACAAATTTATTCAACAGGTACGTCTTCtagattttatctttctatttaaaaatttcatataaaattattataaaaatgctCGTCTTATTGtgattaaaatatcgattagtTTTTTGGAGGTATTACAACTTTTCTGATAATCTTATTACAAATGGAAACTTCCCCTGAGATTTCTTATGATATTACAACTTCATCAACATTAACAACAATAGAATCTAATGTATACAATAAATCaaggtaaaaatataaagatcaatacgataaataatctGTAATTATCAAATGTAAAGGTACAAGTTTGGCATattgaaaatagatataacTGTATTTAgtctcatttttttgttttcaaagaTTACATTTCTTACCgaaatatcgataatcgtAAGTATTACATATTACTTAAACTCATTAATTCAAATTTACCCTTTTTTTGGTAATgctttattctattttctaaactttctgtaaaaattatataacatacaatattatatgaCATTGAAATagcaaaatattaaataataacaatatataaactaCTCACCACAAGTTACTCTTTCCATTAAAGGTTGATAAACTTTTGAATGCACACCGAGAAGTAAACAATCATTTTGAAATGTTGTATCTGTACAATTTTGTAAACTTTCTAAATCCATTAACATATCTTTAATCATAGCTGATCTATTTGAATTCAAATATTAGATTACAATAAgcaaaaaaagttttattctaataataaagtaaaatgttTCATACTTCACAGTGTTTATTGACCAGTCTtgttgtaaaatttttataacctTTATAAATTCATCTTTATCATAGAAccatttgatattttcatattctgAGTGATAAAGATTTAAAGGAATTTCACAAGCTAGATTGTATTGAGGTTTGCATGGATAACTATCAATATCAAGtaactttaaaataatttctggtttttctttttcttggcCTACTAGTAATAATACTCCCATTAAACAACGTATTTGATGCCAAAGAAAAGCTTgacttgttatttttaattcacatatatcatatcctattaaaataaatatggaattaaaaatataactacTTCTTTCTAAAATagtattttacataattatcataacaaagttacatttaaatatattcctaCATACCtggattattataatcattttgttttacaGAAACTGTAGCatcaattattcttcttttaaaatttatcaCACCATTGGCAACAtccattttacaaatatttcgaaaatcaTGTGTGCCTATAGTATATTTAGCAGCTTTATTCATAGcatcaatatttaattttcctctaggaaaaatatatttatatgtccTATCCTTGCAATTAAATCTAGCAGAGAAATCACTTGGAACTGGACTCCAACCTATGCATCTTATATTTTGAGGAAGtaaacgatt comes from Vespula vulgaris chromosome 15, iyVesVulg1.1, whole genome shotgun sequence and encodes:
- the LOC127069582 gene encoding tRNA pseudouridine(38/39) synthase encodes the protein MAKVITKKKKLKRLSTKEELELSDKSELIDKILQLEAYNMQLQTILKKTETNEMERTKCHNKTQKQFDFTKCHKRHILLKLYYLGWDYDGFTCQEGNNNTIEHHLFSALIKSCCIESREKANYHRCGRTDKGVSAFSQVISLDVRSKLEPEKQSDLQNELSYCKILNRLLPQNIRCIGWSPVPSDFSARFNCKDRTYKYIFPRGKLNIDAMNKAAKYTIGTHDFRNICKMDVANGVINFKRRIIDATVSVKQNDYNNPGYDICELKITSQAFLWHQIRCLMGVLLLVGQEKEKPEIILKLLDIDSYPCKPQYNLACEIPLNLYHSEYENIKWFYDKDEFIKVIKILQQDWSINTVKSAMIKDMLMDLESLQNCTDTTFQNDCLLLGVHSKVYQPLMERVTCESLENRIKHYQKKGKFELMSLSNM